In Burkholderia pseudomultivorans, the DNA window TGACGCAAGACGGTAAGAATTCCGTGAAATTATTGACCCGATAAGGATTTCAAGACGATGGCCGGGGCGGCTGGCCTCGCCCGGGCCGAGTAAAATGATGTCGGCAGACATCGTATCTGTTGGGCTACAATGTCCGAACCTTACCCGAACCACGGAGCACACCCATGCAACTGACAGGAGAGATGCTGATCGGCGCCGACGCGGTGGCCGGCTCGGCCGGTACCTTGTACGCGTTCGATCCGTCGAAGGGCGCGCAGATCGATGCGCCGGCATTCGGCGTCGCGACGCAGGCCGACGTCGATCGTGCGTGCACGCTCGCGCGCGACGCGTTCGATGCCTACCGCTCGCAGCCGCTCGCGGCGCGCGCGGCGCTGCTGGAGACGATCGCCGACGAGATCGTCGCGCTCGGCGACGCGCTGATCGAGCGCGCGCATGCCGAAACCGGCCTGCCCGTCGCGCGGCTGCAGGGCGAGCGCGCGCGCACCGTCGGCCAGTTGCGCCTTTTTGCACGCGTCGTGCGCGACGGCCGCTTCCTTGCCGCGTCGATCGACCCTGCGCAGCCGACGCGCACGCCGTTGCCGCGCGCGGACCTGCGGCTGCAGAAGATTGCGCTCGGGCCCGTCGCCGTGTTCGGCGCGAGCAATTTCCCGCTCGCGTTCTCGGTGGCCGGCGGCGACACGGCGTCGGCGCTCGCGGCCGGCTGTCCGGTGATCGTGAAGGCGCACGAAGCGCACCTCGGCACGTCCGAACTGGTCGGCCGCGCGATCCGCGCCGCGGTCGCGAAATGCGGGATGCCGGCGGGCGTGTTCTCGCTGCTGATCGGCCCCGGCCGCGTGATCGGCGCGGCGCTCGTCAGCCATCCGGCCATCCAGGCGGTCGGCTTCACCGGTTCGCGGCAGGGCGGAATGGCGCTCGTGCAGCTCGCGAACGCGCGGCCGCAGCCGATTCCCGTCTATGCGGAAATGAGCAGCATCAACCCGGTCGTGCTGTTCCCGGCCGCGCTGGCTGCGCGCGGCGACGCG includes these proteins:
- a CDS encoding aldehyde dehydrogenase (NADP(+)), encoding MQLTGEMLIGADAVAGSAGTLYAFDPSKGAQIDAPAFGVATQADVDRACTLARDAFDAYRSQPLAARAALLETIADEIVALGDALIERAHAETGLPVARLQGERARTVGQLRLFARVVRDGRFLAASIDPAQPTRTPLPRADLRLQKIALGPVAVFGASNFPLAFSVAGGDTASALAAGCPVIVKAHEAHLGTSELVGRAIRAAVAKCGMPAGVFSLLIGPGRVIGAALVSHPAIQAVGFTGSRQGGMALVQLANARPQPIPVYAEMSSINPVVLFPAALAARGDAIATGFVESLTLGVGQFCTNPGLVLAIDGPDLDRFEAAAAQALAKKPAGVMLTRGIADAYRNGRGKLAELPGVREIGAGEAAQTECQAGGALYEVGAQAFLAEPAFGHEVFGPASLIVRCRDLDEVARVLDALEGQLTATLQMDAGDTALARRLLPVLERKAGRLLVNGFPTGVEVCDAMVHGGPFPATSNPAVTSVGATAIDRFLRPVCYQDFPDELLPEALQQDNPLAIPRLRDGKAE